A region from the Arthrobacter gengyunqii genome encodes:
- a CDS encoding HNH endonuclease, with product MYYSSAPDRGSTGTGMASVAVGKRCGRSDPALDLDPAAAEVDAAGLGPAEVDAVESAVRVQLIDHIRALEELKGSICAAQARAAAVFDESSRRSQARAGVKADQLGRGVAAQIALARRESPNKGARLLGLARILSTEMPHTLRALSRGIISEWRATILVRETACLTLADRQKVDELIAGDQERLAQLGDRKLIAAIGTVSYGLDPLTVVNRAAKAASERFVSCRPAPDTMAYVTALLPVAQGVGVMAALMRTADRTRAAGDPRSKGQVMADTFVELLTGQARAEDLRVEVQLIMTDRTLLHGVLPPVVSGDSDTGGGDTGNPDNSPRTACGGAAGSAESFVPDGAEPAVLAGYGIVPAQWARDLIRRGGSSAAPQQLRPHRRQPRTEVWLRRLYTAPDTGRLTAMDSRARLVPDGLARLIAARDQVCRTPWCGAPLRHYDHIKPFREGGPTSADNIQGLCEACNQAKEAPGWTTRCEGAPAALADNDGTGRHSVTITTPTGHIYRSTAPLLPGSR from the coding sequence ATGTACTACTCATCCGCTCCTGATCGGGGCAGCACGGGCACGGGTATGGCCTCCGTGGCAGTCGGCAAACGCTGCGGTCGGTCGGACCCGGCCCTCGACCTGGACCCGGCCGCCGCGGAAGTGGACGCTGCCGGGTTGGGTCCCGCCGAAGTGGATGCAGTTGAATCCGCGGTAAGAGTGCAGCTCATCGATCACATCCGGGCCCTGGAGGAACTCAAGGGAAGTATTTGTGCTGCGCAGGCTCGTGCGGCCGCCGTTTTTGACGAGTCATCCAGGCGCAGTCAGGCCCGTGCGGGGGTGAAAGCGGATCAGCTTGGCCGGGGTGTCGCAGCGCAGATTGCGCTGGCCCGGCGCGAATCCCCGAATAAGGGCGCCCGGTTGCTTGGGCTGGCGCGAATCCTCAGTACAGAGATGCCCCATACTCTGCGCGCATTGAGCCGCGGAATAATCAGCGAATGGCGGGCCACAATTCTGGTGCGGGAGACCGCATGCCTGACACTGGCTGATCGGCAGAAGGTGGACGAGCTGATCGCCGGGGACCAGGAGCGGCTTGCACAACTCGGGGACCGGAAACTGATTGCCGCGATCGGAACTGTGTCCTACGGACTGGATCCGCTCACCGTGGTGAACCGCGCGGCAAAGGCCGCCTCGGAGCGATTCGTTTCCTGCCGTCCGGCACCGGACACCATGGCATACGTGACGGCGCTGCTGCCGGTGGCTCAGGGCGTGGGAGTGATGGCCGCGTTGATGCGCACGGCCGATCGGACCCGTGCCGCCGGAGATCCCCGCTCAAAGGGCCAGGTTATGGCCGACACCTTCGTCGAACTGCTGACCGGCCAGGCCCGGGCGGAGGACCTGCGGGTGGAAGTGCAGCTGATCATGACAGACAGGACTCTGCTGCATGGCGTCCTTCCGCCCGTCGTCTCCGGTGACAGTGATACCGGAGGCGGTGATACCGGCAATCCCGATAATTCACCCCGGACAGCCTGCGGCGGTGCGGCTGGATCGGCTGAGTCATTCGTGCCCGACGGTGCGGAACCGGCCGTGCTGGCCGGGTACGGAATTGTTCCCGCACAGTGGGCGCGGGATCTGATCCGAAGGGGCGGCAGCAGTGCAGCCCCGCAGCAGCTCCGGCCGCACCGAAGACAACCACGCACGGAGGTATGGCTTCGCCGGCTCTACACAGCACCGGACACCGGTCGGCTCACTGCCATGGACTCCCGCGCCCGGCTGGTTCCGGACGGTTTGGCGCGGCTGATCGCTGCACGCGATCAGGTCTGCCGGACGCCGTGGTGCGGGGCGCCGCTCCGGCACTATGACCACATCAAACCCTTCCGCGAGGGAGGCCCCACCAGCGCAGACAACATTCAGGGGCTATGCGAGGCGTGCAACCAGGCCAAAGAAGCGCCTGGTTGGACAACCCGGTGTGAAGGAGCACCCGCAGCGCTCGCCGACAATGACGGGACGGGCCGGCACAGCGTCACAATCACCACGCCAACCGGACACATTTACCGCTCCACCGCACCGCTGCTCCCCGGCTCCCGATAG
- the purH gene encoding bifunctional phosphoribosylaminoimidazolecarboxamide formyltransferase/IMP cyclohydrolase, which produces MSSQPLNRVPIRRALISVYDKTGLTELAQGLSAAGVTIVSTGSTAKQIAAAGVPVTEVSEVTGFAECLDGRVKTLHPRVHAGILADRRREDHVAQLEEMEIEPFDLVVVNLYPFVETVKSGASQDEVVEQIDIGGPSMVRAAAKNHPSVAVVVDPNKYGDVVTAAAEGGFDLDQRRRLAAEAFASTAAYDTAVAAWTAEQFGDGTEEGTTWPAYTGLALERSEVLRYGENPHQDAALYADKSAQPGVAQADQLHGKAMSYNNYVDADAALRAAFDFHEPAVAVVKHANPCGVAVASADAADPIADAHAKAHACDPVSAFGGVIAANRTVTAGMAQTVKDIFTEVVIAPDFDAEAVEILSAKKNIRLLTLPDGYGRSAAEFRQVSGGMLIQKSDKMQAEGDNPDNWTLVSGPAADDATLADLAFAWTAVRAAKSNAILLAHNGASVGVGMGQVNRVDSCRLAVERANTLGGADEDRARGSVAASDAFFPFADGLQILIDAGVRAVVQPGGSIRDNEVIEAANAAGVTMYFTGSRHFFH; this is translated from the coding sequence GTGAGCTCTCAGCCGCTGAACCGTGTACCAATCCGCCGGGCCCTGATCTCGGTCTATGACAAGACCGGCTTGACGGAATTGGCTCAGGGCCTTTCCGCCGCCGGGGTGACCATCGTATCCACCGGTTCCACTGCCAAGCAGATTGCTGCTGCAGGCGTTCCCGTCACTGAAGTCTCCGAGGTCACCGGTTTTGCAGAATGCCTGGACGGACGGGTAAAGACCCTGCACCCTCGGGTCCATGCCGGCATCCTGGCTGACCGCCGCCGGGAGGACCACGTGGCGCAGCTGGAGGAAATGGAGATTGAACCCTTCGACCTGGTGGTGGTGAACCTCTACCCGTTCGTGGAGACCGTGAAGTCCGGCGCCAGCCAGGATGAGGTTGTGGAACAGATCGACATCGGGGGACCCTCCATGGTCCGGGCCGCCGCCAAGAACCACCCCTCCGTGGCCGTCGTCGTTGATCCGAACAAATACGGCGACGTGGTCACCGCAGCGGCTGAAGGCGGTTTCGACCTGGACCAGCGCCGCCGCCTGGCGGCGGAGGCCTTCGCCTCCACCGCCGCCTACGACACCGCCGTGGCGGCCTGGACCGCCGAGCAGTTCGGTGACGGAACCGAAGAGGGCACCACATGGCCCGCCTACACCGGCCTGGCCCTGGAACGGTCCGAGGTGCTGCGCTACGGTGAAAACCCGCACCAGGATGCGGCGCTATATGCGGACAAGAGCGCGCAGCCCGGCGTGGCGCAGGCCGATCAGCTGCACGGCAAGGCCATGTCCTACAACAACTACGTCGACGCTGATGCTGCCCTGCGCGCCGCGTTCGACTTTCACGAGCCGGCCGTCGCCGTCGTTAAGCACGCCAACCCGTGCGGTGTGGCCGTGGCCTCCGCGGACGCGGCCGATCCCATCGCGGATGCCCATGCCAAGGCGCATGCCTGCGATCCCGTTTCCGCGTTCGGCGGCGTGATCGCAGCAAACCGCACGGTCACCGCAGGCATGGCACAAACGGTGAAGGACATCTTCACCGAGGTGGTCATCGCCCCGGACTTCGACGCCGAGGCCGTGGAGATCCTCTCCGCCAAGAAGAACATCCGTCTCCTGACACTGCCGGACGGCTACGGGCGCAGCGCGGCCGAATTCCGTCAGGTCTCCGGCGGCATGCTGATCCAGAAGTCCGACAAGATGCAGGCTGAGGGCGACAACCCTGACAACTGGACCCTGGTGTCCGGTCCGGCAGCGGATGACGCCACGCTGGCGGACCTTGCATTTGCCTGGACCGCTGTGCGCGCGGCCAAATCCAACGCCATCCTGCTGGCGCACAACGGCGCCTCTGTCGGCGTGGGCATGGGGCAGGTAAACCGAGTGGATTCCTGCCGGCTCGCCGTGGAGCGGGCAAACACCTTGGGCGGTGCGGACGAGGACCGCGCACGGGGTTCCGTAGCGGCGTCGGATGCGTTCTTCCCGTTCGCTGACGGACTGCAGATCCTGATCGACGCCGGTGTCCGCGCCGTCGTCCAGCCCGGCGGATCCATCCGTGACAACGAAGTCATAGAGGCAGCCAACGCCGCCGGAGTGACGATGTACTTCACCGGCTCACGCCACTTCTTCCACTAG
- a CDS encoding NADP-dependent isocitrate dehydrogenase produces the protein MAEKIKVVGSVVELDGDEMTRIIWQFIKDRLINPYLDVDLKYYDLSIQNRDATDDQVTVDAANAIKEHGVGVKCATITPDEARVEEFGLKKMWVSPNGTIRNILGGVVFREPIIISNIPRLVPGWNKPIIIGRHAHGDQYKATNFKVPGAGTLTLTYTPKDGGEEIKTEVVTYGDDGGVAMGMYNFNDSIRDFARASFAYGLQRNYPVYLSTKNTILKAYDGQFKDLFQEVFDAEFKDQFEAAGLTYEHRLIDDMVASAMKWEGGYVWACKNYDGDVQSDTVAQGFGSLGLMTSVLMTPDGQTVEAEAAHGTVTRHYRQHQQGKPTSTNPIASIFAWTRGLMHRGKLDNTPEVINFAETLEDVVIKTVESGKMTKDLAALVGPDQAYLTTEEFLAELDANLKTRLG, from the coding sequence GTGGCTGAGAAAATCAAGGTTGTGGGTTCTGTCGTAGAACTCGACGGCGACGAGATGACCCGCATCATCTGGCAGTTCATCAAGGACCGCCTGATCAACCCGTACCTGGACGTAGATCTGAAGTACTACGACCTCTCCATCCAGAACCGCGATGCCACTGATGACCAGGTCACCGTTGACGCTGCCAATGCCATCAAGGAACACGGCGTGGGCGTCAAGTGCGCCACCATCACTCCGGATGAAGCACGCGTTGAAGAATTCGGCCTGAAGAAGATGTGGGTTTCCCCGAACGGGACCATCCGCAACATCCTCGGCGGCGTCGTCTTCCGCGAACCGATCATCATTTCCAACATCCCGCGCCTGGTCCCGGGCTGGAACAAGCCGATCATCATCGGCCGCCACGCCCACGGCGACCAGTACAAGGCCACGAACTTCAAGGTTCCCGGTGCCGGTACCCTGACGCTGACCTACACGCCCAAGGACGGCGGCGAAGAAATCAAGACCGAGGTTGTCACCTACGGTGATGACGGCGGCGTCGCCATGGGCATGTACAACTTCAACGACTCGATCCGCGACTTCGCCCGGGCGTCCTTCGCCTACGGCCTGCAGCGCAACTACCCGGTGTACCTCTCCACCAAGAACACGATCCTGAAGGCCTATGACGGCCAGTTCAAGGACCTGTTCCAGGAAGTCTTCGACGCCGAGTTCAAGGACCAGTTCGAAGCAGCCGGCCTCACCTATGAGCACCGCCTGATCGATGACATGGTTGCCTCCGCCATGAAGTGGGAAGGCGGCTACGTCTGGGCCTGCAAGAACTACGACGGCGACGTCCAGTCCGACACCGTTGCACAGGGCTTCGGCTCGCTGGGTCTGATGACCTCCGTGCTGATGACCCCGGACGGCCAGACGGTTGAAGCCGAAGCTGCACACGGCACGGTTACCCGTCACTACCGCCAGCACCAGCAGGGCAAGCCCACCTCCACGAACCCGATCGCTTCGATCTTCGCGTGGACCCGTGGCCTGATGCACCGCGGCAAGCTGGACAACACCCCCGAGGTCATCAACTTCGCCGAGACCCTTGAAGACGTTGTCATCAAGACGGTCGAGTCCGGCAAGATGACCAAGGACCTGGCTGCACTGGTTGGCCCGGACCAGGCATACCTGACCACCGAGGAATTCCTCGCTGAGCTGGATGCCAACCTGAAGACCCGCCTGGGCTAA